A window from Hymenobacter volaticus encodes these proteins:
- a CDS encoding endo-1,4-beta-xylanase codes for MLAFTVQAQNAPVPQQAEAGTLGADWTTPPAQAGVQYVTVVPTATINSNNPGTAARIITYSVTFPGPGSYDLYARVRVGTGGANDDSFYYGNGFGNKAATDDTNWITVNQLNSVGYTGANDVVGNAGGGQQQVWKWLNLSTFNGGEAPTAFTVTAGNLTQTFQIGAREDGLDIDKFVFGTTGLYFTVANLDAGAQGSTTPPTVFTPTGPPMATGKPKFLGGVYSTPQKPFFNNYFNQVTPENAGKWGSVESTRNVMNWTELDSAYALARTKGYPFKMHTLIWGSSSHFG; via the coding sequence TTGCTTGCCTTCACCGTGCAGGCGCAAAATGCGCCCGTGCCGCAGCAAGCAGAAGCAGGCACGCTTGGCGCCGATTGGACTACCCCACCCGCCCAAGCCGGAGTGCAGTACGTGACGGTGGTGCCCACCGCTACTATTAATTCCAACAACCCGGGTACGGCAGCCCGCATCATCACGTATTCCGTCACGTTTCCCGGCCCCGGCAGCTACGACTTGTACGCTCGGGTTCGGGTAGGCACTGGCGGCGCCAACGACGACAGTTTCTACTACGGCAACGGCTTCGGCAACAAAGCAGCCACCGACGACACCAACTGGATTACCGTTAATCAGCTCAACAGCGTAGGCTATACTGGCGCCAACGATGTGGTGGGCAACGCCGGCGGTGGGCAGCAGCAGGTGTGGAAATGGCTGAACTTATCGACTTTCAACGGTGGGGAAGCGCCCACTGCTTTCACCGTGACGGCCGGCAACCTCACCCAAACGTTCCAGATTGGCGCCCGCGAAGACGGCCTCGACATCGACAAGTTTGTGTTTGGTACTACTGGCCTGTACTTCACGGTAGCTAATCTGGACGCAGGGGCGCAAGGTTCCACCACGCCGCCAACTGTCTTCACGCCCACCGGCCCGCCTATGGCTACGGGCAAGCCCAAGTTTCTGGGTGGAGTGTACAGCACTCCGCAGAAGCCGTTTTTCAACAACTATTTCAATCAGGTTACGCCCGAGAATGCCGGTAAGTGGGGCAGTGTGGAAAGCACCCGCAACGTAATGAACTGGACCGAGCTGGATTCGGCTTATGCCTTGGCGCGCACCAAAGGCTACCCCTTCAAAATGCACACCCTGATTTGGGGCAGCAGCAGCCACTTTGGATAG